A stretch of Gemmatimonas aurantiaca T-27 DNA encodes these proteins:
- the meaB gene encoding methylmalonyl Co-A mutase-associated GTPase MeaB: protein MNMTTAPTESALARLLEQFRAGKPAALARAVSIVENHRPGFEQILAAQHALVGRARRIGITGPPGAGKSTITTRLTRAYRERGLRVGIVAVDPTSPFTGGALLGDRIRMEEVALDEGVFIRSMATRGSLGGLATATREVCDVFDGFGMDVILLETVGVGQSELDVARAADSTLVVLVPESGDSIQTLKAGVMEIADVFTVNKADRPGADRLRHDIELMLGLRAGHARPVKASALASDSDTWTPPVLSTIAAQNQGIDDIVTALDRHAQYLEASGELRLRRRLRLRERVMEVVEQQIRQRLWHDATTLQWIDAQLDGLEDGSLVPFAVADTLRAQSASLLTQPSFTPLTSSQDQ from the coding sequence ATGAACATGACGACAGCGCCGACTGAGTCGGCCCTCGCACGTTTGCTGGAGCAGTTTCGCGCAGGCAAGCCGGCCGCCCTCGCGCGAGCCGTCAGCATCGTCGAGAATCACCGGCCGGGATTCGAGCAGATCCTGGCCGCACAGCACGCGCTGGTCGGGCGTGCCCGTCGCATTGGCATCACCGGACCACCGGGCGCCGGGAAGAGCACCATCACCACGCGGCTCACCCGCGCCTACCGCGAGCGCGGACTGCGCGTGGGCATCGTAGCGGTCGATCCCACGTCACCCTTCACCGGTGGCGCGCTGCTCGGTGACCGCATCCGCATGGAAGAGGTGGCGCTCGACGAAGGTGTGTTCATTCGCTCCATGGCGACACGCGGTTCGCTGGGTGGCCTGGCCACGGCCACGCGCGAAGTGTGCGATGTGTTCGACGGATTTGGCATGGATGTCATCCTGCTCGAAACCGTCGGGGTGGGGCAGAGCGAACTCGATGTCGCGCGTGCGGCCGATTCCACGCTCGTCGTGCTGGTGCCGGAGTCCGGTGATTCCATTCAGACCCTCAAGGCGGGTGTGATGGAGATTGCCGACGTGTTCACGGTGAACAAGGCCGACCGCCCGGGCGCCGATCGCCTACGTCACGACATCGAGCTCATGCTCGGCTTGCGGGCTGGTCATGCGCGTCCCGTGAAGGCGTCTGCTCTGGCGAGCGACAGCGACACATGGACGCCGCCAGTGCTCAGTACCATCGCGGCGCAGAATCAGGGGATCGATGACATCGTCACGGCCCTCGATCGCCACGCACAGTATCTCGAAGCCAGTGGCGAGTTGCGCCTGCGACGACGCCTGCGTTTGCGCGAACGCGTGATGGAAGTCGTCGAGCAGCAGATCCGCCAAAGACTCTGGCATGACGCGACCACGTTGCAGTGGATCGATGCACAGCTCGATGGTCTCGAAGATGGTTCGCTGGTGCCCTTTGCCGTGGCCGACACGCTGCGTGCGCAGAGCGCGTCACTGCTCACGCAGCCCAGTTTCACTCCACTGACTTCCTCACAGGACCAGTGA
- a CDS encoding cobalamin B12-binding domain-containing protein — MTRPIRVLVAKPGLDGHDRGAKVVAAALRDAGMEVIYTGLHQTPEMIATAAVQEDVDVVGLSILSGAHMTLFPRVRALLLEAGREDILLTGGGIIPKEDMDALNAQGIARLFGPGTSTQDLVDYIRTWFAAREQQIS, encoded by the coding sequence ATGACTCGACCGATCCGTGTGCTGGTGGCCAAGCCAGGCCTCGATGGACATGATCGCGGCGCCAAGGTGGTCGCCGCGGCACTCCGCGATGCCGGCATGGAAGTGATTTACACCGGCCTGCACCAGACTCCCGAGATGATCGCCACGGCCGCTGTCCAGGAAGACGTGGACGTCGTGGGTTTGTCGATCCTTTCCGGCGCCCACATGACGCTGTTCCCGCGTGTGCGTGCCTTGCTCCTTGAAGCAGGGCGTGAGGACATCCTCCTCACCGGTGGTGGCATTATTCCCAAAGAGGACATGGACGCGCTCAACGCACAGGGTATTGCACGCCTGTTTGGCCCCGGTACCAGCACGCAGGACCTCGTGGACTACATCCGCACCTGGTTTGCGGCCCGCGAGCAGCAGATCTCGTGA
- a CDS encoding class I SAM-dependent methyltransferase: protein MTRPRKIAASPKAAGKAKPGGAWWQTHFDAQYLHEYEPLFDLVQDRREVARLMEVLALPSGARILDCPCGQGRHAHLLAEAGFDVDGLDYSEPLLEVARKRGTGRTLRYTQGDMRKLPARWTERFDAVVNLFTSFGFFDTPQDDLRVLEQFARVLKPGGVLIWHGGARDGVMAKFLTRDWWSTADGTMFGQERSFDPLSGFLEITSTWRGPSGEGERTHRIRLYTASELAGRMRDVGLVVEQAFDSWADRPLSRTSSEMLLVARKEG, encoded by the coding sequence ATGACGCGCCCCCGAAAGATCGCCGCTTCCCCCAAGGCTGCCGGAAAAGCGAAACCAGGCGGAGCGTGGTGGCAGACGCACTTCGATGCCCAGTACCTGCACGAATACGAGCCGCTGTTCGACCTCGTCCAGGATCGCCGCGAAGTGGCGCGATTGATGGAGGTGCTCGCCCTGCCGTCCGGTGCGCGTATCCTCGACTGTCCCTGCGGGCAGGGGCGACATGCGCATCTGCTGGCCGAGGCGGGGTTCGATGTGGATGGTCTCGACTATTCCGAACCCCTGCTCGAAGTCGCACGGAAGCGGGGGACCGGCCGTACGCTGCGCTACACACAGGGTGACATGCGCAAGCTGCCTGCGCGGTGGACCGAACGGTTCGATGCCGTGGTCAACCTGTTCACCTCGTTCGGCTTTTTTGACACACCGCAGGACGACCTGCGCGTACTCGAGCAGTTTGCCCGGGTGCTCAAGCCCGGTGGCGTGCTGATCTGGCACGGCGGAGCTCGTGATGGCGTGATGGCCAAATTCCTCACGCGAGATTGGTGGAGCACCGCCGACGGCACGATGTTCGGGCAGGAACGCAGCTTCGATCCGCTGTCTGGCTTCCTCGAGATCACCTCGACGTGGCGTGGGCCGAGTGGTGAGGGAGAGCGGACGCACCGTATCAGGCTGTACACCGCCTCCGAACTGGCGGGCCGGATGCGCGACGTAGGTCTCGTCGTGGAACAGGCCTTCGACAGTTGGGCCGACCGCCCCCTCAGCCGCACTTCGAGCGAAATGCTGCTGGTGGCGCGTAAGGAAGGTTGA
- a CDS encoding CBS domain-containing protein — protein sequence MIVALIFLAVGVMAVLTVGATAVRTVSRLWLRHWIEHRAGGAGAMARYLERPTRLVHAAGTAGMLVVFTTGALIAMADGLRAWKFVADVTLFLVLLLVFGQLLPRAAGRRWAPTLVPVMVPVLRVVDLALAPFHAIAYAVRRLVSPARDAADGDETRDGLEELLREGAFDDMSTTEEMAIISGVMQFGDKTVRDVMRPLTELFAIPDGLPADELARRVSQSGYSRVPVYREQPDQIIGMVHVMDIFKRRGESLPPMLPVTRTVADRPANELLFELLRARRQLAVVQEGNAEGARTIGMVTLEDLLEELVGDIRDEHDDSAD from the coding sequence ATGATCGTGGCGCTCATCTTTCTGGCGGTCGGCGTGATGGCCGTGCTCACGGTTGGCGCGACCGCCGTACGTACGGTCAGCCGGTTGTGGCTCCGGCACTGGATCGAACATCGTGCGGGTGGCGCCGGTGCCATGGCGCGTTATCTCGAACGCCCCACTCGTCTGGTGCACGCGGCGGGCACCGCTGGCATGCTGGTGGTGTTCACCACCGGCGCCCTGATTGCGATGGCCGACGGCTTGCGCGCGTGGAAGTTCGTGGCGGACGTGACGCTGTTCCTCGTGCTGCTGCTGGTCTTCGGTCAGTTGCTGCCACGTGCCGCCGGCAGAAGGTGGGCGCCCACCCTCGTGCCCGTGATGGTGCCCGTGCTGCGTGTGGTCGATCTCGCCCTCGCGCCTTTCCATGCGATCGCGTATGCCGTGCGCCGGTTGGTTTCTCCGGCACGCGACGCGGCGGATGGCGACGAGACCCGCGACGGACTGGAAGAGTTGTTGCGCGAAGGGGCCTTCGACGACATGAGCACCACCGAGGAGATGGCCATCATTTCCGGTGTGATGCAGTTCGGCGACAAGACAGTGCGTGATGTGATGCGCCCATTGACGGAGCTCTTCGCCATTCCGGACGGTCTGCCGGCCGATGAACTGGCCCGTCGGGTTTCACAATCCGGGTACAGCCGTGTGCCGGTGTATCGCGAGCAGCCGGATCAGATCATCGGCATGGTGCACGTGATGGATATCTTCAAGCGTCGCGGTGAGTCGTTGCCGCCGATGCTGCCGGTGACCCGCACTGTCGCGGATCGCCCGGCCAACGAACTGCTTTTCGAACTGCTGCGGGCCCGTCGTCAGCTCGCCGTGGTGCAGGAGGGCAATGCCGAGGGTGCGCGCACCATTGGCATGGTCACCCTCGAGGACTTGCTCGAGGAGCTGGTGGGAGACATTCGGGATGAACATGACGACAGCGCCGACTGA